In the Candidatus Baltobacteraceae bacterium genome, one interval contains:
- a CDS encoding efflux RND transporter periplasmic adaptor subunit: protein MRNRRLIGVVAAVVVVGAIVAYVVLHRRPTLQQAPAAPQVALATARAGDFTERISAVGRVGAPAGAQTKVAFAVPGILQSVDVRVGEHVGAGQTLAQLNTRNLSLTAQQAQADAAAAAANAQAAAVDKLSTKIAVDRRTLERAQSLFAAGVGARKDIEAARAVLAADYADRNLNGAQRTAAAAQAQSASARSSLTQNDLANATLRAPSDGVVLAILKQPGESVDPTTPVIAIGPAAQAELTLNVSAGDAQRVRVGDPVSIAVPGTNLHAQGRVIGVTPAVDPTTQSATVVVSGVPPGSVAGSAVAATIIVGHSTGILLPQTAIVQDPQSGKTVVFLQKRGKNGDAQFVQTTVSVVQSDGTTAEITGLNPGAQVAAQGAFALLAPGG, encoded by the coding sequence ATGCGAAATCGAAGGTTGATCGGCGTGGTGGCCGCGGTCGTGGTTGTAGGAGCGATCGTCGCGTACGTCGTTCTTCATCGTCGTCCAACGCTGCAGCAAGCACCGGCGGCGCCGCAAGTTGCGCTCGCAACGGCGCGCGCCGGCGACTTTACGGAGCGCATCAGCGCGGTCGGCCGCGTCGGCGCTCCGGCCGGAGCGCAAACGAAAGTGGCCTTTGCCGTTCCGGGGATCTTGCAAAGCGTCGACGTCCGCGTCGGCGAACACGTCGGAGCGGGGCAGACGCTCGCGCAGCTCAACACGCGAAACCTCTCGCTGACCGCGCAGCAAGCACAGGCCGATGCCGCCGCCGCCGCCGCCAACGCGCAGGCCGCAGCCGTCGACAAACTCAGTACGAAGATCGCCGTCGACCGGCGCACGCTCGAACGCGCCCAGTCGCTTTTCGCGGCGGGCGTGGGAGCCCGTAAAGATATCGAAGCCGCACGTGCGGTGCTCGCGGCAGACTACGCGGATCGTAATTTGAACGGGGCGCAGCGCACCGCCGCGGCCGCGCAGGCACAGAGCGCCAGCGCCCGCTCGTCACTCACGCAAAACGATCTCGCCAACGCCACACTTCGCGCACCGAGCGACGGCGTCGTGCTCGCAATCCTCAAACAGCCGGGAGAGTCGGTCGATCCGACGACGCCCGTCATCGCGATCGGCCCCGCTGCCCAGGCCGAGTTGACGCTCAACGTTTCGGCCGGCGACGCGCAGCGGGTGCGCGTCGGGGACCCGGTTTCAATAGCCGTGCCCGGCACGAACCTGCACGCGCAAGGACGGGTGATCGGCGTAACGCCGGCCGTCGATCCAACGACGCAGAGCGCGACGGTGGTTGTATCGGGCGTTCCGCCCGGTAGCGTGGCCGGCAGCGCGGTTGCGGCGACGATTATCGTCGGCCACTCGACGGGCATCTTGCTGCCGCAGACCGCGATCGTGCAAGATCCACAGAGCGGCAAGACCGTCGTGTTTTTACAAAAACGCGGGAAGAACGGCGACGCGCAATTCGTGCAAACCACGGTTTCGGTGGTTCAAAGTGACGGGACGACGGCCGAAATCACCGGATTGAACCCAGGCGCGCAAGTCGCCGCGCAGGGCGCGTTCGCGCTCCTGGCTCCGGGCGGCTAA
- a CDS encoding TolC family protein, with the protein MKRDVRRLSTRLVLSFVLAATALPALAQEPSPPAIGAFAGVSLQAAQSAALAHAPGVAAAQYRVEETQAALAAARGLGAPQATLGYAQAPQGGTTSTITQRLVTLGGQVTLGDYFRRDPFVRQAQSNLRAAQFDLQNAQRTERITIIGAYFKALQTAATVRLREAALRTAQADRNAAHKRYAAGEVPRLDVVRGDVAIAQAQADLETARADSENARSALAIQTGEPLAAFSGVVAAAPPSNAIPDNPQTAARRAELLRPDVAAAQANVKAEAAAVRVASRGVLPSVVISGGYTTGVDSGIHVQGPSANVLVSLPVSHQSKDLIAEERARLAQTQAKLASVQQSVQIEVGAAVRSYDASVRATAAATRARQAAQSELHATEIGYRSGASSSLDLADARRTYDQAVVSELNARYNQAQARATLSVLIGE; encoded by the coding sequence ATGAAACGCGATGTTCGGCGTCTTTCAACGCGACTCGTCCTCTCGTTCGTTCTTGCGGCGACGGCGCTGCCCGCCCTCGCTCAAGAACCAAGTCCGCCGGCGATCGGCGCGTTTGCCGGCGTATCGCTCCAAGCCGCGCAATCGGCTGCTCTAGCACACGCGCCGGGCGTTGCGGCCGCGCAATACCGCGTGGAAGAGACGCAGGCGGCGCTGGCAGCGGCGCGCGGTTTAGGTGCGCCGCAGGCGACCCTCGGATACGCGCAGGCGCCGCAAGGCGGCACGACCTCGACGATCACGCAGCGGCTCGTCACGCTCGGCGGTCAAGTGACGCTCGGCGATTACTTCCGGCGCGATCCGTTCGTTCGGCAAGCGCAATCGAACCTGCGCGCGGCCCAGTTCGATCTGCAGAACGCGCAGCGCACCGAACGCATCACGATTATCGGCGCCTACTTCAAGGCCCTACAGACCGCGGCGACCGTCCGGCTACGCGAGGCGGCGTTGAGAACGGCGCAAGCCGATCGCAATGCAGCGCACAAGCGCTACGCGGCGGGCGAGGTTCCACGCTTGGACGTCGTGCGCGGCGACGTCGCGATCGCGCAGGCTCAGGCCGACTTGGAGACCGCGCGAGCGGATAGCGAAAACGCGCGCAGCGCACTCGCAATTCAGACCGGCGAACCGCTAGCCGCGTTCTCCGGCGTCGTTGCCGCCGCGCCGCCGTCCAACGCCATACCCGACAATCCGCAAACGGCAGCACGGCGAGCCGAATTGTTGCGCCCCGACGTCGCAGCGGCCCAGGCAAACGTTAAGGCCGAAGCTGCGGCGGTTCGGGTCGCCTCGCGCGGCGTGCTGCCGTCGGTCGTCATCAGCGGCGGATATACCACGGGCGTGGATTCGGGAATCCACGTTCAGGGGCCGAGCGCGAACGTGCTCGTGAGCTTGCCGGTCTCGCACCAGTCGAAGGATCTCATCGCCGAAGAACGCGCGCGGCTCGCGCAGACGCAGGCAAAGCTCGCGTCGGTACAGCAGAGTGTTCAAATCGAGGTCGGAGCGGCCGTGCGATCGTACGATGCGAGCGTTCGGGCAACCGCCGCGGCTACGCGCGCTCGTCAAGCTGCCCAGAGCGAATTGCACGCGACGGAGATCGGCTACCGCAGCGGTGCGAGTTCGAGCCTCGATCTGGCCGATGCTCGTCGGACGTACGATCAAGCCGTCGTCTCGGAACTTAACGCGCGATACAACCAGGCGCAGGCGCGGGCAACGCTATCGGTACTAATAGGAGAGTAA
- a CDS encoding efflux RND transporter permease subunit, with protein MRNEKTIIFLVVVLTVLGIYAYTTLPASIFPDMTFARIDVVANVGDLPPDQVRVAVALPLDRAFQGLPSVTRVTTTSSQGNAEFIVEYDPKTDVQTDLQHVDQAIAQTRGQLPPNTDVQAVIVNPNREPVISYALVSTTVSQTILHELAQYTMAPQFYGTPGLARVLVTGGPQREYHITLDPGALVAHGLTSQDVKKAIADANQVTSLGVQQQYYQRNVLVLDSSITSAEAIGRVRVSDARHNSVPISELGTVALGVAPPVDQISFDAHHGVMMNFYGLPGADAVKMATGVKAKAASFAGRLPAGVTLHRYWDQTDLIVESQASLRDAILLGALLAVLVIFLFLRNLRMTIVAAIEIPLAMAITIFVMGQLHETLNLMSVGGLAVAVGLIIDDAIVVIENIARNLHLYKGEPKRDVIVQAVAQLAPPMMASTITTVVVFIPLALLSGVSGFFFRALALTLSSALIVSLVLALLVAPILARWLIKEESEEKEDTGLIAKLLSRYEPLLRWTLTHRPTVYAGSVVVLIVTVVLLARLPSDFLPKLDEGQFEISYAMPVGTTLAASDAAATAMEKIALQDPAVASDGRMTGIDSNGFSPVPQNHGLIRVKLKPLSQRDGYEVVAERLRTRIGDAVPAAKLDFHQILEDMINDLSGAPAPIEITLNGPDQRTLIAYANKITAKIKTVGGVADAFSGVVYDDPSIHIVPNLAQLGSLGLTASDLGGAVAATSQGTVATSLAGPTNLIPVRVSVAGSQPSLGSRLVATTVGTIALNDVAHVTQPRLSSTIYEINGQRVLRITANINGASLSSVIAGIKTVLAHIQLPPGYTTSIGGQYRAQQQSFSEFVTVILFAVALVFFVMLATFRSFRLPLVILTAIPLALIGVAIALFITGTPFNVSSFMGLLLLVGIVVKNGILLIDVANQRRQAGDSIEDALVAAGRTRLRPIVMTAFAAIGGLFPLALGLGSGSAMERPLAIAVIGGLSTATAFTLVVVPVLYAGFAGKEKTA; from the coding sequence TTGCGCAACGAAAAGACGATCATCTTCCTGGTGGTCGTCTTAACCGTGTTAGGCATTTATGCGTACACGACGTTGCCCGCGAGCATCTTCCCGGACATGACGTTCGCCCGGATCGACGTCGTCGCAAACGTCGGCGACCTTCCTCCCGATCAAGTTCGCGTTGCCGTGGCGTTGCCGCTGGATCGCGCCTTCCAGGGGCTTCCGTCGGTGACGCGGGTTACCACGACCTCGTCGCAGGGGAACGCCGAATTTATCGTCGAGTACGATCCGAAGACCGACGTTCAAACCGACCTCCAGCACGTCGACCAAGCGATCGCGCAGACGCGCGGGCAGCTGCCTCCCAACACCGACGTGCAGGCGGTGATCGTCAATCCGAACCGCGAGCCCGTTATCTCCTACGCGCTGGTATCGACAACCGTTTCGCAAACGATCCTGCACGAACTAGCGCAGTACACGATGGCGCCGCAATTCTACGGCACGCCGGGGCTGGCGCGCGTGCTGGTCACGGGCGGTCCCCAACGCGAATACCATATCACCCTCGATCCCGGCGCTTTGGTCGCGCATGGCTTGACATCGCAAGACGTTAAAAAGGCGATCGCCGATGCGAATCAGGTAACGTCGCTCGGCGTGCAGCAGCAGTACTACCAGCGTAACGTGCTAGTGCTCGATTCCAGCATCACTTCTGCCGAAGCCATCGGCCGCGTCCGCGTTTCCGACGCCCGGCATAACAGCGTTCCGATCAGCGAACTCGGCACGGTCGCACTAGGCGTGGCGCCGCCGGTCGATCAAATATCGTTCGACGCGCATCACGGCGTCATGATGAACTTTTACGGTCTGCCGGGTGCCGACGCCGTAAAAATGGCAACGGGCGTCAAAGCGAAGGCCGCGTCGTTCGCGGGACGCTTGCCGGCCGGCGTCACGTTGCACCGTTATTGGGACCAGACCGATCTCATCGTCGAATCGCAGGCTTCGCTGCGCGACGCCATTTTGTTGGGCGCGCTTCTTGCGGTTCTCGTCATCTTTCTGTTCTTACGCAATCTCCGGATGACGATCGTCGCCGCGATCGAGATTCCGCTCGCGATGGCCATTACGATCTTCGTGATGGGTCAACTGCACGAAACACTGAACCTGATGAGCGTCGGCGGCCTGGCGGTTGCGGTCGGACTGATCATCGACGATGCGATCGTCGTGATCGAAAACATCGCGCGCAACCTGCATCTCTATAAGGGCGAGCCCAAACGCGACGTGATCGTACAGGCCGTGGCTCAGTTGGCACCTCCGATGATGGCTTCCACGATCACCACCGTCGTCGTCTTCATCCCGCTCGCGCTGCTTTCAGGCGTCAGCGGGTTCTTCTTTCGCGCCCTCGCACTCACGCTCTCGTCGGCGCTGATCGTTTCGCTCGTTCTCGCTCTGCTCGTGGCGCCGATCTTAGCGCGTTGGCTCATCAAAGAAGAGAGCGAAGAAAAAGAAGATACGGGACTGATCGCAAAGCTGCTTTCGCGCTACGAACCGCTCCTGCGCTGGACGCTCACGCATCGGCCCACCGTCTACGCAGGGTCCGTCGTCGTGCTTATCGTGACCGTCGTTCTGCTCGCGCGTCTTCCGAGCGATTTTCTTCCGAAGCTGGACGAGGGCCAGTTTGAGATATCGTACGCGATGCCCGTGGGAACGACCCTCGCTGCAAGCGACGCCGCGGCCACGGCGATGGAAAAGATCGCCCTGCAGGATCCGGCGGTCGCCTCAGACGGCCGCATGACGGGCATCGACTCCAACGGTTTTTCCCCGGTTCCGCAAAATCACGGATTGATCCGGGTGAAGCTCAAGCCGCTTTCGCAGCGCGACGGATACGAGGTGGTCGCCGAACGGCTGCGTACGCGCATCGGCGATGCGGTGCCGGCCGCGAAACTCGACTTCCACCAAATTCTGGAAGACATGATCAACGATCTCTCGGGCGCTCCCGCACCGATCGAGATAACCCTCAACGGACCCGATCAGCGTACGTTGATTGCGTATGCCAACAAAATAACCGCGAAAATCAAAACCGTCGGCGGCGTGGCCGACGCATTTTCGGGTGTCGTCTACGACGATCCGTCGATTCATATCGTTCCGAACCTCGCGCAGTTGGGCTCGCTCGGGCTTACTGCGAGCGATCTTGGCGGCGCGGTGGCGGCAACGAGTCAGGGTACGGTTGCGACCAGCCTCGCCGGACCGACGAACCTCATTCCGGTGCGCGTAAGCGTAGCCGGCTCGCAGCCGAGTCTCGGCTCGCGCCTGGTGGCCACGACCGTCGGCACGATCGCACTCAACGATGTCGCGCACGTAACGCAGCCGCGGCTCTCGAGCACGATCTATGAAATTAACGGCCAGCGCGTTTTGCGCATTACGGCAAACATCAACGGCGCGAGCCTCTCGAGCGTGATTGCCGGCATAAAAACGGTGCTCGCACATATACAATTGCCGCCTGGTTACACGACCTCGATCGGCGGCCAATATCGCGCGCAGCAGCAATCCTTCAGTGAGTTCGTGACGGTCATTCTGTTCGCCGTCGCACTCGTATTCTTCGTAATGCTCGCGACGTTTCGATCGTTTCGGCTGCCGCTGGTCATTCTCACCGCGATCCCGCTCGCGCTCATCGGCGTGGCCATCGCGCTCTTCATTACGGGTACGCCGTTTAACGTGTCGTCGTTCATGGGCCTGCTGCTCTTAGTCGGCATCGTGGTGAAAAACGGCATCCTGCTCATCGATGTCGCCAACCAGCGGCGGCAAGCGGGAGATTCGATCGAAGACGCGCTCGTCGCCGCGGGCCGCACGCGTCTGCGCCCGATTGTGATGACCGCGTTCGCCGCCATCGGTGGGCTCTTTCCGCTCGCACTCGGTCTGGGCTCGGGCTCCGCCATGGAACGGCCGCTCGCGATCGCCGTCATCGGCGGCCTTTCCACCGCAACGGCGTTCACGCTCGTGGTCGTCCCGGTGCTTTATGCCGGCTTTGCGGGGAAAGAGAAGACCGCATGA
- a CDS encoding PepSY domain-containing protein, with the protein MKNVNRLTAGVLAVGLSLSAAGAALAYSGQQYASQAKVTIAQARAIALKTQPGKITDQELEQENGGLRYSFDIKTGSKTHEVGVDAKTGKVLENSLEGSNPD; encoded by the coding sequence ATGAAGAACGTCAATCGCCTGACTGCCGGTGTTCTGGCAGTCGGTCTCAGTCTTAGCGCAGCGGGAGCTGCGCTCGCCTACAGCGGCCAGCAATACGCCTCGCAGGCAAAAGTCACAATCGCCCAGGCCCGCGCCATTGCCCTGAAAACGCAACCCGGAAAGATTACGGACCAAGAGCTCGAGCAGGAAAACGGCGGCCTGCGCTACAGCTTCGACATCAAAACCGGTTCGAAAACGCACGAAGTCGGTGTCGATGCCAAAACGGGTAAAGTCCTCGAGAATTCCCTAGAGGGAAGCAATCCGGACTAA
- a CDS encoding HAMP domain-containing sensor histidine kinase, translating into MISTPHRALGGRLLRAYVAVLLVALLLFAIFAVVAIDRALRGSLDRGLTTTAQASAVFMDVTGGHVLIDPDDRRQFLDLLNVQADGAIFNARGRLLLSNVARLPQAVANPALSNSPERYLSAGRGDAAFRAYVLPVSHAGMRVGTVVIWRSSDWIDELDRSTIVAFGIAGLLITGVALIFGSAVTRRALEDAFERQRRFTADASHELRAPLAVIRAEADLALRRERSGESYRDALGTIAVEADRIETLIDELLAAARAEAGTLRREPVDLAVLCARVAERMQSMALAKTIDLHLDGDVHVEVFADRAALERALLAIVHNAIKYGRGGGHVTIRVSADAQYAHIDISDDGPGFSPSALEHALERFWRDDASRSADGTGLGLAIARSTIEACDGTLAIANRPGGGALVRCRLRRS; encoded by the coding sequence ATGATCTCGACGCCGCATCGCGCCCTGGGCGGACGACTGCTGCGAGCGTACGTCGCCGTGCTGCTTGTCGCTCTGCTGCTCTTCGCCATCTTCGCCGTCGTGGCGATCGATCGCGCACTGCGCGGGTCGCTGGACCGGGGTCTGACGACGACCGCGCAGGCGTCGGCGGTCTTCATGGATGTTACCGGCGGCCACGTCCTAATCGATCCCGACGATCGCCGGCAATTCTTAGACCTGCTCAACGTTCAAGCCGACGGCGCGATCTTCAATGCGCGCGGCCGGCTGCTGCTCAGTAACGTAGCGCGCCTTCCCCAGGCGGTGGCGAACCCCGCTCTCTCCAACTCGCCCGAACGGTATCTTTCGGCGGGTCGCGGCGATGCGGCGTTTCGCGCCTACGTCTTGCCCGTCAGCCATGCCGGTATGCGAGTCGGCACGGTGGTCATTTGGCGTTCGAGCGACTGGATCGACGAGCTCGACCGCAGCACGATCGTTGCCTTCGGCATCGCGGGGTTGCTGATCACGGGCGTTGCGTTGATCTTCGGCTCGGCCGTGACACGTCGCGCGTTGGAGGACGCCTTCGAACGCCAGCGCCGCTTTACCGCCGACGCCTCGCACGAACTGCGAGCGCCGCTAGCCGTTATCCGCGCGGAAGCCGACCTCGCGCTACGGCGCGAGCGCAGCGGAGAATCCTATCGCGATGCGCTCGGAACGATCGCGGTTGAGGCCGACCGCATCGAGACGTTGATCGACGAACTGTTGGCCGCCGCGCGCGCGGAGGCCGGCACGCTGCGGCGCGAGCCGGTCGATCTTGCAGTGCTCTGCGCACGCGTGGCCGAACGAATGCAGTCGATGGCGCTGGCCAAAACGATCGACTTGCACCTCGACGGAGACGTGCACGTGGAGGTGTTCGCCGATCGAGCGGCACTGGAACGCGCGCTGCTCGCGATCGTCCACAACGCGATAAAGTACGGACGCGGCGGCGGCCACGTTACGATTCGCGTGAGTGCCGACGCACAATACGCGCACATCGACATCTCCGACGACGGTCCCGGGTTCTCACCGAGCGCCCTCGAGCACGCGCTCGAGCGCTTCTGGCGCGACGACGCTTCCCGCTCGGCCGACGGTACGGGCCTAGGCCTCGCGATTGCGAGGTCCACCATCGAGGCCTGCGACGGCACGCTCGCGATCGCCAATCGGCCGGGGGGCGGCGCGCTCGTTCGATGCCGGCTGCGCCGTTCATGA
- a CDS encoding response regulator transcription factor, giving the protein MHEMRLLVVEDDRRLCDVLRRGLSEQGHVVDVAFDGEEGERCASGDIYDAVVLDVNLPRRDGLSVVRSMRSQRLATPVLILTSRDTVEDIIEGLDAGADDYLRKPFVFGELDARLRTIVRRKSTPPAHSALNVADVVFDLASRRAHRGGRELELTARETAFLEYFMRNAGVLVTRPMMEDALFERESEATSNVVDVYVSRLRSKVTVGSEAQLLHTIRGAGYRFGDR; this is encoded by the coding sequence ATGCACGAGATGCGCTTGCTGGTGGTGGAAGATGACCGTCGACTCTGCGATGTCCTGCGCCGCGGTTTGAGCGAGCAGGGGCACGTTGTGGACGTGGCCTTCGACGGTGAAGAAGGCGAGCGGTGCGCCTCCGGTGACATCTACGATGCCGTCGTCCTCGACGTAAACCTTCCCCGCCGCGACGGCCTCTCGGTCGTGCGATCGATGCGTTCGCAGCGGCTGGCGACGCCGGTGTTGATACTCACCTCTCGCGACACGGTCGAAGACATCATCGAAGGTCTCGATGCCGGTGCGGACGACTATCTGCGCAAGCCGTTCGTCTTCGGCGAACTCGACGCGCGTCTGCGCACGATCGTCCGGCGTAAGAGCACGCCGCCGGCGCACAGCGCCTTGAACGTCGCCGACGTCGTCTTCGATCTGGCATCGCGACGCGCGCACCGCGGCGGGCGCGAGTTGGAGCTTACCGCGCGCGAGACGGCATTCCTCGAGTATTTCATGCGCAACGCCGGCGTACTCGTTACGCGACCGATGATGGAAGACGCACTCTTCGAACGCGAGAGCGAAGCGACCTCGAACGTCGTCGATGTGTACGTGAGCAGGCTGCGTTCGAAAGTCACCGTCGGCAGCGAAGCGCAGCTGTTGCACACGATCCGGGGCGCCGGATACCGGTTCGGGGATCGATGA
- a CDS encoding alpha/beta fold hydrolase, translating into MIVAGRELETQLLKARGAGREPTVVLLHEGLGSLGLWRDVPEQLARRTGLAVLTYSRYGNGFSEVLREPRTPRYMHDEALVVLPELLDAHAVRDVVLVGHSDGASIALIFAASHPDRISALVLEAPHVFVEDLSIRSIAAAKRAYEAGDLRTKLARHHRDVDRTFYGWNDIWLDPSFRDWNIETYARDLRCRTLVVQGSDDEYGTPAQIESIRAAASGARIDTLLLANCGHSPHRDHPAPTLDAIASFLTRGG; encoded by the coding sequence ATGATCGTTGCCGGGCGCGAGCTGGAAACGCAACTCCTTAAGGCCCGCGGCGCGGGGCGCGAGCCGACCGTGGTGTTGCTCCACGAAGGCCTGGGATCGCTCGGTTTATGGCGCGACGTTCCCGAGCAACTCGCGCGCCGCACCGGGCTCGCCGTCTTGACCTATTCGCGGTACGGCAACGGATTCTCAGAGGTGCTGCGAGAGCCTCGAACGCCGCGCTACATGCACGACGAAGCGTTGGTGGTTCTGCCTGAACTGCTCGACGCGCACGCCGTGCGCGACGTCGTGCTCGTCGGACACTCGGATGGCGCTTCTATCGCGCTCATATTCGCAGCGTCACACCCCGATCGGATTAGCGCTCTGGTACTCGAGGCGCCGCACGTCTTTGTCGAAGATCTTTCGATTCGGAGTATCGCGGCGGCGAAACGGGCGTACGAGGCAGGCGACCTGCGAACGAAATTGGCGCGTCACCATAGGGATGTCGACCGTACGTTCTATGGCTGGAACGATATCTGGTTGGACCCGTCGTTTCGCGATTGGAACATCGAAACGTACGCGCGCGACCTGCGTTGCCGTACGCTCGTCGTGCAGGGCAGCGACGACGAATACGGTACGCCGGCGCAAATCGAATCGATCCGCGCCGCAGCGAGCGGCGCGCGCATCGACACGCTATTGCTCGCGAACTGCGGTCACTCTCCGCATCGAGACCACCCCGCACCCACCCTCGACGCGATCGCAAGTTTCCTAACCAGGGGTGGGTGA
- a CDS encoding cytochrome ubiquinol oxidase subunit I, translated as MDVVVADRLQFAFTIMFHYLFPIGTMGIAPFIAWYTYRAMRATDTHAGAAARFWTKIFTINFAAGVVTGIPMEFQFGTNWALFSAKTGSVVGQPLAMEGVYAFFLESVFLGILLYGKRVVSPRIYLLSAVMVWLGSWLSGFFIVAADAWMQHPVGYTIGASGRIELASLAAVLLSPFAWWQYLHVLTGAIVAGGFVVAGIGAYYLLARRDESFGRRFVFSGVIVGLIFSGLAIFPTGDRNSADVTHYQPIKLAAMEGLFATTAGAPLAIIGMPDAPHKTLIDPIFVPSVLSFLAYGNFRANVKGLRAYATELWPPIELTYYAYHVMVGLGTIFLGLGALAVLLLWRKQLFRTRWLLWLLLLAMPFPYVANEAGWVVTEVGRQPWIVYGLLKTSAAVSSNVAAGETIFTLIGFVGMYFALGLLFMLLTLREIGVGPHE; from the coding sequence TTGGACGTCGTCGTTGCCGATCGCCTGCAGTTCGCGTTTACGATCATGTTTCATTACTTGTTTCCGATCGGAACGATGGGCATCGCGCCATTTATCGCCTGGTACACGTATCGCGCGATGCGCGCGACCGATACGCACGCCGGCGCCGCCGCGCGCTTTTGGACGAAGATCTTTACCATCAACTTTGCGGCGGGCGTCGTTACCGGAATTCCGATGGAGTTTCAGTTCGGCACGAACTGGGCGCTGTTTTCAGCCAAGACCGGCTCGGTGGTCGGGCAGCCGCTTGCGATGGAGGGCGTGTACGCCTTCTTCCTAGAGTCGGTCTTTCTAGGAATCTTGCTGTACGGCAAACGCGTCGTATCGCCCCGGATCTACCTGCTCTCGGCGGTGATGGTGTGGCTGGGATCCTGGCTCTCCGGGTTCTTTATCGTCGCGGCCGATGCGTGGATGCAGCATCCGGTTGGCTACACCATCGGCGCGAGCGGCCGCATCGAGCTTGCCAGCCTCGCGGCCGTGCTGCTTTCACCGTTCGCCTGGTGGCAGTATCTTCACGTATTGACCGGTGCGATCGTCGCGGGCGGCTTCGTGGTTGCCGGAATCGGCGCATACTATCTGCTCGCGCGCCGCGACGAATCGTTCGGACGGCGATTCGTATTCTCGGGCGTCATCGTGGGATTGATTTTCTCAGGCCTTGCGATCTTTCCAACCGGCGATCGCAACAGCGCGGACGTGACGCACTACCAACCGATTAAGCTCGCAGCGATGGAAGGGCTCTTCGCAACGACTGCCGGAGCGCCGCTCGCAATTATCGGCATGCCGGACGCGCCGCACAAAACGCTGATCGACCCGATATTCGTGCCTAGCGTCTTGAGTTTTCTCGCATACGGAAATTTTCGCGCGAATGTGAAGGGCCTGCGCGCGTACGCGACCGAGCTTTGGCCGCCGATCGAATTGACGTACTACGCGTATCACGTGATGGTCGGACTCGGTACGATTTTTCTTGGGCTCGGAGCGCTGGCCGTCTTGCTCCTCTGGCGCAAGCAACTCTTCCGCACGCGCTGGCTGCTGTGGCTGCTGCTGCTTGCGATGCCGTTTCCGTACGTTGCGAACGAGGCCGGATGGGTCGTCACCGAAGTTGGACGCCAGCCATGGATCGTCTACGGCCTGCTGAAGACGAGCGCCGCCGTTTCGAGCAACGTGGCCGCCGGCGAGACGATCTTCACGCTGATCGGTTTTGTGGGGATGTACTTCGCGCTCGGTCTGCTCTTCATGCTGCTGACGCTGCGTGAGATCGGCGTCGGCCCGCATGAGTAG
- the cydB gene encoding cytochrome d ubiquinol oxidase subunit II, translating into MSSVAFWLLAAMITIYVLLDGYDLGVAAIAPLIARTDAERAGTMESIGPFWNGNEVWLIAAGGSLFALFPQAYASAFSGFYLPFTIVLWLLMFRGIAMELRGQFASELWHNFWDFCFCGSSIGLIALFGIALGNLVRGLPLDRDGYFLGTFGFLLNPYALGVGLLAIAALAQHGATFVLMRIAGPPAQRGRALLATLWWIVAALYVVVSLSTLAQRWPLEHHGMHAWLIVMPVLSLLSLVALRILVARGSSARAFAASCAFLATLLVASAGTMYPYILPGYPSGLGGLNIDAATPSPTALATTVGVVAVGLCIVVAYSLFVARKMARKISL; encoded by the coding sequence ATGAGTAGCGTTGCGTTTTGGCTGCTCGCCGCAATGATAACGATCTACGTGCTGCTGGACGGGTACGATCTCGGCGTGGCGGCAATCGCACCGCTGATCGCGCGCACCGATGCCGAACGCGCCGGCACGATGGAGAGCATCGGACCGTTTTGGAACGGCAACGAGGTCTGGCTCATAGCGGCCGGCGGTTCGCTCTTCGCCCTCTTTCCTCAAGCCTACGCGTCGGCGTTTTCGGGGTTTTATCTGCCGTTTACGATCGTGCTGTGGCTGCTGATGTTTCGCGGAATCGCGATGGAATTGCGCGGCCAGTTTGCGAGCGAGCTGTGGCACAATTTCTGGGACTTCTGCTTTTGCGGATCGAGCATCGGATTGATCGCTCTCTTCGGCATCGCCTTGGGCAATCTCGTGCGCGGCCTGCCGCTCGATCGCGATGGTTATTTTCTGGGCACGTTCGGCTTTTTGCTCAACCCGTACGCATTGGGCGTCGGCCTGCTCGCCATTGCCGCACTCGCACAGCACGGCGCGACGTTCGTCCTGATGCGTATTGCGGGACCGCCGGCGCAACGGGGCCGGGCGCTGCTCGCAACGCTGTGGTGGATCGTGGCTGCATTGTACGTCGTCGTGTCGCTCTCAACACTCGCGCAGCGCTGGCCACTCGAACATCACGGAATGCATGCATGGCTCATCGTCATGCCGGTTCTGAGCCTGCTCTCGCTCGTCGCGCTACGGATCCTCGTGGCGCGAGGATCGAGCGCCCGCGCATTCGCAGCGTCGTGTGCGTTCTTGGCAACGCTTCTCGTGGCGTCGGCAGGAACGATGTATCCGTATATCTTGCCGGGTTATCCATCGGGGCTGGGCGGCCTGAACATCGATGCCGCCACGCCGTCGCCGACGGCGCTGGCTACCACGGTCGGCGTCGTTGCGGTAGGCCTCTGCATCGTAGTCGCCTACTCACTCTTCGTCGCGCGAAAGATGGCCCGCAAGATCTCGCTCTAA